DNA sequence from the Sinomonas terrae genome:
CCGATGACCGCCTCGGCCGGAGCCGCGGCAGAGATCCGGGAGAGGGCCTCGGCCTTGACGTCGCGGCGCTCGAAGACGGCCTCCGTCACGTAGTCGGCGCCCTCGACCGCTGCTTCGACGCTCTCCGCAGCGCTGAGACGCCCTGCGATCTCCTCTGCCGCGCCGTCACGGAACAGACCGTCCTCCTCGAAACGGCCGGCCTGCGCGACGAGGCGCTCGCGCGCCTGGGCAGCGCGCTCGCCGTCAACATCGCCGAGCACGACGTCGCGGCCCGCCAGGGCGAGCACCTGGGCGATGCCTCCGCCCATGTACCCGGAGCCGACGACCGCGACTCGCTGGATGGCCTTCTCTGATGCGTTCATGGATTCCTCTCAGCGGCCCTCGCGGCCGCCCACCAAGCCTTCATCTGTGATGTGCAGCACGCTATGCCCGATTCACACGACCGTCAAGTTTCGTTCCATCGATTCACACATGACAACATGGGCAGACGATCCCCGAACAAAGGAGCCCGCCGATGAGATGGGGCTGCATAGCCGATGACGTCACCGGCGCCACCGACCTCGCCACGGCCTTCGTCAGCCGTGGCCTCGTGGCTGCCGTCCATTTCGGCGTCCCCAGCCGCGGCGACATCGAGCAGCTTGAGGGGCTGGACGTGCTCGTGGTGGCGCTCAAGTCACGCACGGCGCCTCCCGCGGACGCGGTCGGGCAGTCCCTCGCCGCGCTCGAGGCACTTCTGGCGGCCGGAGCAGAGCGCTTCTATGTGAAGTACTGTTCCACCTTCGACTCCACACCATCTGGGAACATCGGCCCCGTCATCGACGCAGTGCTGGGCCGGCTCGGGGAGCCGGGCAGCGTCGTCGTGCCGAGCTTCCCGGACACCGGGAGGACCGTGTACCAGGGCCGCCTGTTCGTCGGGAGCGACCCGCTTGACGAGAGCCCGATGCGCGAACACCCGCTCACTCCGATGCGCGATTCGAGCCTTGCGCGCCTCCTCGAGCCGCAGACGCAGAGCGAGGTCTCCCTCGTCCCACTCCAGACCGTGCACAAGGGCAGCGAAGCCCTGCGCGAGGAACTGCTCGGACTCATCGCCACAGGCCGAGAGCGGCCCACACTCGTGATCGTGGATGCCATCGACAGGGACGACCTCGCCACCATCATGGAGGCCGCGGAGGGCCTCAAGGTCATCACGGGTGGCTCAGGCCTCGCCCTCGGCATCCCGGCTGGGGACGAGGCGGAGGCCAGACGCATACCCCGCACTCCCGGTCGGCGGGCCGTCCTCTGCGGGAGTGCGTCGGCGCGAACCCGCGAGCAGATCGCCTCCGGCAAGGCCCTCCTGCCTTTCCGGAAGCTCGATCTGGAGGCTCTCCGCAACGATGTGGCGGCCGAGGCTGGGCGGATCATCGACTGGGCGCGGGACCTCTGGTCCCACGAGCCCTCGGCCGTCCCCCTCGTGTTCTCCGCGGAGAGCGTCGACGACCTGGCCCAGGACAGGGACACCGCGAGCGCGCTCGTCGAGCAGGCCCTGGCCGCGATCGCCGTCGGCATGGTCCGCGAGGGGGTTCGCGAACTCATCGTCGCCGGGGGCGAGAGCTCCGGGCGGGTTGTGCAGGAACTCGGGGTGAAGGCCCTCCGGATAGGCCCCGCGATCAGCCCGGGCGTGGCCTGGGCCAACGCCATCGCTGCCGACGGCACCAGCCTCAGCCTCGCCCTCAAGTCCGGGAACTTCGGGGAGCGCGATATGTTCACCACAGCATGGTCGGCCCTCGAGGGCGCCGCGCAGCCCGGGGAAGGAAGCGAAGAGAAGTGACGAGCTCAGAAGCTATGGCAGGGCCTCGGGAAGCGCTCGTGCTGGCCGGCAGGAGCCTGACCGCCAATGGCCTCAGCCGCGGGTCTGCCGGCAACCTCAGCGTGCGCGACGGCGACCGGCTGCTCATGTCGCCCACGGGATCGGACCTCGGCAGCCTCGAGGCCGCATCCCTCTCGGTCCTCGACTTCGAGGGGAACCTGCAGGAGGGACCTCGGCCGTCCAAGGAGTTCCCCTTCCACCGTGCCTTCTACCGCCGCGACTGCGCGACGAATGCCGTCGTGCACGTCCACTCCCCCGCGGCCATGGCCGTCTCTTGCCTCGAGCCCTGGACTGAGTGGAGCGCCATCCCGCCGCTGACCCCCTATTTCGTGATGCGGGTCGGGCAGACGCCTCTGGTCCCCTACGCCGACCCCGGCGACCCGAGCCAGGCCGACTGGATCGAAGCGATCCCTTACCCTCTCCATGCCGTCCTCCTGCAGAACCACGGGGCCATCACGGTCGGCCGCGACCTCGCGGAAGCCGTGGACACCGCCGTCGAACTCGAACAGGCCTGCGACACCCTCCTGCGCACCGCTGGCCTCCCCAAGCGGCTGCTCGACGAGGAGACCGCGGTGCGTCTCGCGGGGAAGTACGGGCGGCACTGGACCTTCGGCCAACCCCTCGCGGTTCCTCCCGCTCAGTCCTGAGTCGGAGGCGATCCGGCTGACATCCCGAGAAGGCGAGAGAAGTATGCCTGTCGAAAGCGACGGAATTGGCCTGGCCCTGAACACCTCGAGTGTCCTGGCCCATCTGCCCCTGCTGCAGCAGCCTGCCGCGGCCGCGGCCGCAGGGTTCGACGAGATCGAACTGTGGTGGCCCTACCGTGGCCCGGAGGCCACCAGGCGGGAGGCAGACGAGCTCGTCGCAGCGGTCGAGGAGGCAGGCGTCCGGGTGGGCCTGCTCAACTTCTACGGTGGAGACCTGAGCAGGGGCGAACGTGGCTTCACCTGCCAGCCCGGGCGCGAGGACGAGTTCGCTGCGGCAATGGATGGCGCCCTCCGTCTCGGCAAGCGGCTCGGAGTGCGCGCCTTCAACCCGATGTATGGGCTCGCGATTGCGGGGGTGAGTCCCGACGAGCAGGAGCGGACAGGCGTCGCGAACTTGGCGCTCGCCGCGGGCAAGGCCGGCGAGATCGGTGCGCGCGTCGCGCTCGAACCGCTCAGCGGGATCCCCTCCTACCCCCTCACCACTGCCGCGGCGACGATGCGGATCGTCGAGAAGGTGCGCGAAACCGGGAGCGCGGCGATCGGGATGCTCGCCGACTTCTACCACCTGAGCCACAGCGACGAGGACCTGATCGACGTCATCCGCCGATACGCCCGCGATTTCGTCCGCGTCCAGATCGCCGACGCGCCCGGGCGCGGGCACCCGGGCAGCGGGGAACTGCCCCTCGGCACCTGGCTCGGCGCGGCCAGGGAAGCCGGCTACGACGGGCCCGTCGGCCTCGAGTACTTCCCGGAAGACCCCGCCGTCGCCCTCGGGTGGCTCGCCTAGCGAGCCGCAGGCTCAGCCCAAGCCGCCAGCTCAGCCCAAGCCGGGCAGGAGCAGGACCTTGCAGGCGTCTCCCGTGAGCAGCCCGACGGCTTCGTCGATCTGGCTGAGCTTCATGCGGTGGGTGATGAGCCAGTCGAGTTCGAGCCGCCCCGAGTCGAGGAGCAGCAGGGACTGTTCCCACGTCTCCCACAGCCGGCGTCCGAAGATTCCGCGGAGCGTGATGCCCTTCTTGTTGATGTACGCGGCGATGTCGACTTCGGCGGGGCGGCTGGGGTGGCCGACCGTTACTACCGTTGCCTCGCGGCGGACGGCCTCGAAGAGGGTTGTCAGAGTCCCCGGGGCCCCCGAGCACTCGAAGGCGACGTCGAAGCCTCCGCGGCGCCCTGTTAGTTCGCGGCAGCGCTCGACGACGCCGCCGTCCGGCTGGAGCGCGATGGCGCCGAGCCTTTCGGCCTGCGCGCGCCGGAACGGATTGGGATCGACGGCGACGACGTAGGCGGCTCCCATGAGCAGTGCGAGCTTGACGACGACCAGGCCGACCGGCCCCGCACCGCTGACGACGACGGCCCGTCCGGCGACCGCGTACCCGGCGCGCTGGACGGCGTGGACGGCGACGCCAGCCGCCTCGAGCAGGGCCCCGGATTCGAGCGGCAGCCCAGCTGGTAGCTTGACGCAGATGTCCTCAGGCACAGCGGCGTACTGGGCGAACACGCCGTCGATGTGCATTCCGACGATTCTGGTGCGTTCACACGTGTGGGCGTCCCCCGTCCTGCAAGGGAAGCACTGCCCGCAGGCGAGGTGGCTTTCGAGGGCGACCCGATCGCCGACGCGCAGTCCCGAGACCCCCGGCCCGACCTCCACGACGGTGCCTGCCCCTTCGTGCCCGAGGACGACCGGGAGGTCGAGGTTGAAGGCCTGGGCAGAGGGGGTCCATTCGTAGAGTTCGCGGTCGGTGCCGCACAGGGAAGCAGCGCCGACCTCGAGCACAACAGACCCTTCTGCCGCTTTCGGGTCGCCGGCATCGGTGACATACTCGGCACCTCGTTCGGCTGCGGTCTTCACTACTGCCCGCATGGGGGCCACCTTTCGTTGATTTGCCTGATGGTGACTGAGGGCCGGGGTCAGGCCTGGAGCTGGCCGGCGAAGCGGCGCAGGATGTCCGGTGGGCCGACCTGCCCGCCTTTAAGGAGCAGGCGGCATTCGGCGACTGCGCCCAAGGCTTCCGCGCGCAGGATCGGGCCCGCGGTGACGAACTGTTCCGAGACCCGTAGTTGGCGCACACCCATCGCGATGAGGGCGTGGCTGGACGTATCGCCGCCGCAGACGGCGATGTCCCGGGTAAGGCCAGCCTCGGCCGTTCGGGCTGCTACGCCACCGATCAGTGCCCCCACATGCGCCGCGTCGGCAGGTCCCGTAGCTCCAAAGCGGGGATCGCTGGCACCTCTGGTGGTATGGACGACGACGTTGCGCCCCATGCGCAGGGCCGCCGACACGCGGTGCTCGAGTTCTGCCACGGCTGCGGAATCGGCGCGCCGCAGGAGTTCGACGGGCACCGGCACATCCGCCCAGCCGTGGGCGATCGCGTCCTCGATCTGGCTCGCCGTCGTGCTCGACGCCGACGCGCTCACGGCGAGCACCGGGCCCGCAGCCTCCTGGGGTGCGGGCGCGCTCAGGGCCTCCTCCGAGATAGAGCGCGCCAGAGCTGCCATGATCCCGCCCGAGCCGACGACGACGGATGGCCCGCGGCCGTGCGCCTCGCGCCTGAGTGCCTCGGCCACGGCGTCGAGATGCTCTTCGCGGACGGCGTCGACGACGAAGGCCTCTGCCTTGGGCTCCGCCCGCCGTGCGGCCCAAGCGTCCCTGAACGTCCCGTCGTCGTACGCGGGAAGGTGGATCGCCCCAGGCAACCGCTCCGTGCCGAGCTGCTCGGCCAGGACCCGCCGGAGGTCGGCCTCCGTCATAGGCGTCGAGGGGTGCCTGGACATGATCGGGTGGCGATCCAGACGGTGGATCTCGCCGCCGTAGGCCGCGTAGTGGTTGCTGAAGGCGGTGTAGCGGCCGAAGCCCGGTTGGGCAGGCACGACCGGGATCGCGCCGTGGTGCCCGAAGCGCTCGTGCAACAGCTGGATCCCGCGGCCGATGCTGCCGATCGTGACCGAACTGTCGAACGTCGAGCAGACCTTGTACAGCAGCACTTCCGGGTTGAGCGCTGCAACGCGCGCGAGATCCCTGCGCACGAGCTCGTCGAAGGCGTCCCCGGCCAGAGAGCGGGCCGGCCCGGCAAGGCCGACGACGTCGGCATCGGCCGGCAGGGGCGCGTCGCCTATGGCGAGCGCGGCTTCGAGACCGTAGCGGTGGGCCTGCGCGAGGACGTCCGCGGCGCCGGTGAGGTCGTCCGCGACGAAGGCGAAGGCTGGCACGCTAGGCGCCCTTCCCGAATTTCTGGACGGCGAGCAGAAGCGCCTCGTCCCCGTTCTGGGCCTTCTGCCGTGCGACCGCTTCCAAGGGGGCACCCTCCACGGCCGCCTCCCAGGCCTGACGCAGGCTCCGCACCCCGGCGGCGGGCCCGGCGGGGTGCGCCGCGACGGCCCCGCCGGCCAGCATCATCAGATCGGTCGAACCGACCGCTTCGAATGTGGGGCCGGGCGTGGTGACGTTCTGCCCGGAGGACAGGACCGGAAGAGGGGTTGCGGTTTCGCCGAGTGGCTTCAGCAGGCTGCGGATGTTGGCCGCGACCTCCTCGTCCGGTTCATAGAACTTGCTGCCCAACCCGCTCGCGTGCAGCTGGTCGGCGCCGGCCAGGCGTGCCAGCTGCTGCCACACTCGGTAGTCCACGCCGAGGGCCTTGGACCGCATCGATGCCGCAAGGCCCGCGCGATGGCCGTGGATCGGCACCTCGGAGAACGTCCTGAGCAAGGCCAAGGCGGGCAGTCCCATGATCGGGATGTTCAGCATCACGCACCTGCCCCCGGCCTCGACAACGAGGTCGTGGCGCTTCCGCAGCCCCGCGAGGTCGCCAGTGATGTTGAAGGCGTACATCGTGGGATGGCCGGTGACCTGTTCTGCCGCCCGGATCTCTTCGGTGGCGACCGCGACGCGGCGCTCGAGCGGGAGGTACTCGGGGTCGGTCATCAACTCGTCGTCCTTGATCAGGTCGATCGAGGCGAGGGCCAGGTCACGGACAACGAGCCGGAATTCCTCCTCCGAGAGCCCGACGTTCGGCTTGATGATGGTCCCGACCATGACGCCCTGAGCATCCCCGAGGAGCTTGCGCGTCCCCTCGATCCCGAACGCAGGGCCGGGGTGGGCGGCGACGAAGTCTTCCGGCAGGACCAGTTCCTGCAGCCGGCAGGCATAGAGCTCCCCCAATTCGAAGAGGTTGCCGGCGATCGCGGTCTGCAGGGTGGCTATGTCGGTGCCGATGTTCTCCATGGGGAAATCAACGGTGACGAGTGCGGCGCGCACCTTTTCGGGGTTCCCGCGGGAAGGTAGCGAGGGCCGAGAGGCGCCCAGCTCCCGGACCTCGACAACGTGTGCCGCGTGCCGCTCGCGGATCCGCGCGGATTCGCCGGGCACGGGGAGGAAGGTGCCGCTGGACTGCTCGCCGGCGAGAATGGCCGCCGCCTTCTCGGGATCGATCTCGGACTCAAGGTAGAAGGTGCAGCGCACGGTGCGCGGATCGCGCATGGACTCTCCGTTCGGAAGGGGTCTATCCCCTTGGAAGTTAGTACGTACAATTAGTACGTACATTAGAATCTGCTGCATCATAGGTCAAGCGCGGTGCGACAGCGGCGCGGTCCAGGGGCAGCGAACGGCAAGGAGTCAGCGTGGGCGTGGGACCAGAAGATGTGGATCCTCAAGAGCCCTTGCCACGCCTCAGCCGCGACGGCGGAATCCCGCTCCACGCCCAGATCCGGGACCTCCTCCGCCGGCAGATCACCGACCTCCCCCTGCCCCCGGGATCCTCCCTGCCCACCGAGGAGGAACTCCAGCGGCAGTTCGGGGTCTCCCGCAGTGTCGTACGCCAAGCCCTCGCTGGCCTGGCTGACCTCGGGCTGATCCGTCGGCAGCGCGGGCGCGGCAGCGTCGTGGCTGCCGCGCCCGTCCTCCATCGGCAGCTCCAGCGCGCCGGAGGACTCGACGAGCAGGCCGCCGCGCACGGCCAGCGCCTGCGCACGCACGTCATCGCCGTCGAACCCGTCACTGCGCCCCCCACAGCGGCCGAAGCATTGGGAACTCCCAGGGCCTGGGCAATCGAACGCGTTCGCTACCTCGAGCAGGTCCCCGTGGCCTTCATGCGGACCTGGGTGCCACGGGATCTCTTCCCCCATCTCACTCCAGAACTGCTGGAAGATGCCTCGCTGCTCGCCCTCATGCGAGAGCACGGATACCGCCCCGAAGGGGGCCCGAGGCAGGTCCAGGCCGTCGCCGCAGATGCAGGCTTGGCGCACAAGCTCAACACAGCTGTCGGCGAGCCCTTACTTCTGCTGCAGGGCGTGACGCGAGACGTCCTCGGCCAGGGCCTCGAATGGTTTAACGTGTGGCACGGCCCCGACACTGTCTTCGACGTCGACGCTCAGGTCACGATGCCGGGCACGGCCTTGGCCCCGGACCGGATCCAGCGTCTACGCGCGCTGGCACAGCAGCTCGAATCGGAACTGGCCTCGCTCGGCAACAACAGCCGTTAGCGCGGCCGTCGTTCCGCTCGGGTCAGGATTGGTTCGGGAAGAGGAGCATCTTGACCGTGTCGTCGACGTGGCCGTCCATGCGGGCGTTGAGGTATTCGGTCGCCTGCTCAAGCGTCGCGCGGCGGTTCACGATCCGCGCGACGCCTTCTGGATCCGCCTCGAGCATCCGCACGGCTGCTTCAAAGTCGGCGGGCTCGTAGACGTTCGAGCCGAGAAGGTGCTTTTCGTTCCGCTGGAAGGAACTCAGGTCAAACGTGACGGGGGCACCGAAGAGACCGACCTGGACGATCGTGCCGCGCTGCCGGACGAGGTCGTTCGCGTCGTCGACGATGCCGGCGACTGCTGCGGCGACGAAGACGACGTCGAAAGAGCCTCCCGCGCTCGAGCGCAGAGACTCCTTCCAACCATCGGCCACGGGATCTGCGACTGCTTGGGCCCCCATGGCCAGGCACAGCTCCCGGTTGCTCTCGCGGATGTCGGTCGCGGCGATGAACTCGACTCCCTCGTGCGCGAGCGTGAGCACGATCAGAGAGCCGATCGCCCCGCCGCCCAGCACCGCGACCTTCTGAGGCTGGCCTGTCCCGACGCGATGGACGGCGTGAATCGCGACTGCGAGTGGCTCCGCGAGAGCGAGGTACTCCGTCGGGACTGCAGTGGAGACGCGATAGAGCTTGTCGGTGGGTACCGTGACGAGTTCGGCGAAGGTGCCCGGCCACTCGCTCATGCCCAGCATGAGCTTGTGTTCGCACAGGTGCGAGAGCCCGGCGTCGCACGCTTCGCATGCGCCGCAGGAGCGCTGGGGCTCGATCACGACGTGGTCTCCGACGCGCAGAGCGGACTCCTCGTCGTCGACTGCCACGATGGTGCCCCCGCCCTCATGGCCCGAGATGAGCGGCGGGATCCGGAATGGATGGCTTCCATTTAGCGCACTCAAATCGGATCCGCAAATTCCTGCAGAGGAAATCCGCACAATTGCCTGCCCAGCCTGAAGTTCGGGCTCCGGAATATCTACGGTATCTGCCCTACGGGTTGCGTCGAATCTGATGGCCCTCATCGATGAGGCTCCTCTCACAGTTGAACTTGAGCGACCGTAGAACCCTTCGAAGGGGTCAGTCAAGCATGGAATGGTCGCGGGCGTCTCGCAGAGTATAGTGTCGCGCGTGCTGACGGGGGGTCCCCACGTCAGCCCGGGGATCCGCGAACGGGCGCTGCGGACGCTCGAGACGCGTTTCCCGAAAGCGGACCCGAAAGTATTCGCCACGAATCGGACCGGAAATGTTGGCGGGGCAACTTCGGATATCACTAATCCATACCTTCCGGAATTGCTGGAGGCCCTGGAGGAAAATGCCCGAGCCAGGGACGAAATCTGGTCCTCTGGAATGAAAGGGACCCATCACTCCCCGCAACGACGGCCGGCGTCCGAAGCGGAATCGTCGACGGAGTCCTGTTCACAAATGCGACAGGCGCAAGCAGCGCAGCGATTCAGCGCATCGTCGACCGCGGCACACCGTGCGTGCTCGTCAATCGGGGCCTGCACCATCTGGGAGTCGACCGACTCACATCAGACAACGCCCAGATCGGCGGAGCCACCCCGGGTGGAGAGATTTCTGGGCGAACTGATCGTGCGCGGATCTACCGCTGGGGCGCACCTCCGGTCGTGAGCAGCGGGCGATGGGGGTGGCTGGGGGGCCTGAAAGGTATCCTTGGGCCCATCGACACTGAATGGGGGCAAGGATGGACTTTGCGGAAAGACTGATGGCTCTGGCGGCGAAGGTGCGCCAGCAGCGCGCTTCGATCGAGACCGAGGAAGCCACGAAGAATGCCTTCGTGATGCCGTTCATATCGACCATCCTCGGCTACGACGTGTTCAACCCGATGGAGGTCGTCCCCGAATTCACTGCCGACGTCGGCGTCAAGAAGGGCGAGAAGGTCGACTACGCCGTCATCCACAAAGGCGAGGTCCAGATCCTGATCGAATGCAAAAAGTCCAAGGAACCGGTCAGGATTGAGCACGCCTCCCAACTGTTCCGGTACTTTGCCGTCACCAACGCGCGAATCGCCATCCTGACTAACGGCGAGGTGTATCAGTTCTTCACCGACCTTGATGCCCCCAATCGTATGGACGCCAAGCCATTCCTAGTCCTGGACTTGAACGACATCGATGAGACCCTCATCCCCGAACTGCAGAAACTCTCCAAGGATGTCTTCGATCTCGATTCGATCATCAACGCTGCCGGGGAGCTCAAGTACATCGGGCTGATCAAGCGCATACTCGCGGGCCAGTTCAAAGAGCCTGAAGACGACTGGGTGAGGTTCTTCACCTCGCGGGTCTATGAAGGCGCTTTCACGCAACGGGTGCGAGAACAGTTCACAGTCTTGGTCGCGAAGGCTACGAAACAATTCCTGAACGATCAGGTGAACGAGCGGTTGAAGACGGCCCTAGGCGGTCCCCGCTTACCCCCATGCGGGCGAGGCGCTTTCGACTGCCCAAGTCACCAGTGAACCAGTAGCGCAAAAGGACTTGGAACAAGCGGACGCCATCGAGACAACTCTCGAGGAACTCGAGGGCTACCAGATCGTCCGGGCCATTGTGTGCAGCGAGGTGAAACCCTCGAGGGTGGCCCAGCGAGATGCGAAGAGCTACTTCGCAGTCCTGCTTGATGACAACAATCGCAAGCCGATCGCCCGCCTCCACTTCAATAGGGCGCAGAAGTACATCGGCTTGTTCGACGGAGGCAAGCTCGAGACCCGCATCCCGATCGCCTCGCCAGAAGACATCTTCGAGCACGCCGAGGTCCTGAAGGCGACTGTTCGCTCCTACCTCTAACAAAGGCCGCCAAGCAGCCCCTTCAGACTGAGGGGTGAGATCCTGCGGGCCACAGACGGCTCATGCCTGGCAACTGATGCTGCCAGGCATGAGCAACGCGGGGTGGGCTCGCAAGACCTCAAGCAATCACGAGTCCCGCCAAGGCTGAGGCCAGAAGCGTCCCTTGCGGCGGTTCAGGCCACCCGGCTCGCAGGCGACTGGGTAAGCGACGGATCGGTCTCGGCCACGGAACCGATGGCCTCGTCGATCCTCGCCATCACGGAGGCCTCGAGCTTGACGCCAGCGGCCGCGGCGTTCGACGCGATCTGCTCGGGGCGGCTCGCCCCGACGATGGCCGCGGCCACGTTGGGGTTCTGCAGCACCCACGCCACCGCGAGCTGCGCCAAGGTGAGGTCGAGCTCCTCGGCGATCGGCTTGAGGTTCTGCACGGCGGTGAGGATGTCGTCTCGCATCCACCGCGAGATCATGTTCTTGCCACCCTTCTCGTCCGTGGCGCGCGATCCCTCCGGCACAGGCTGGCCCGGCACGTACTTGCCGGTGAGGATTCCCTGGGCGATCGGCGAGAACACGATCTGCGAGAGGCCGAGCTCTTCACAGGTGGGAACGACTTCCCGCTCGATGACGCGCCACAGCATGTTGTACTGCGGCTGGTTCGAGATGAGCTGGAACCCCAGCTCCGTAGCCAGCTTGTGCCCCTCACGGATCTGGTCCGCGTTCCACTCGCTCACGCCGATGTAGAGCGCCTTGCCCTGGCGGACGATGTCGGCGAAAGCCTGCATCGTCTCCTCGATCGGCGTCTCATAGTCGAAGCGGTGCGCCTGGTACAGGTCGACGTAGTCGGTGCCGAGCCGCTTCAGCGAGCCGTTGATGGACTCCATGATGTGCTTGCGCGAGAGACCGGTGTCGTTCTTGCCGCCCGGGCCCGTGGGCCAGTACACCTTGGTGAAGATCTCGAGGCTCTCCCGGCGCTCGCCCTTCAGGGCGTCGCCCAGCACAACCTCCGCCGCGGTGTTGGCGTAGGCGTCGGCCGTGTCGAAGCTCGAGATGCCGGCGTCGAGAGCCGCGTGGATGCTCTTGCTCGCCGTGTCGTCGTCGACCTGAGACGCGTGAGTGAGCCAGTTTCCGTAGATGATTTCGGAGATCTTGAGACCTGAGTTGCCGAGATATCTGAATTCCATGGTCTTCTCCTATGTCAAAGCCGCGTGGCACGAGTCATTGATCGCTGCAGGGTTTCATCAGAGGCGACCGGTGCCGCCCGGTCCCAGCAGGCATCTCTCACACCCTGAGTGCGAGGAGGCCGAATTAGTACACCTTCTGAACTATAGGGCGGTGTCCCGGCTCGATCAAGGCTCCTCGAGTCGTTTCAGCCCTCGAACCGCTCCGGCCGGAACGTCTCCAGCATCGGATGACGCTCGCCCCTCGAGACCTCGTACGAAATCAGCTCGCCAGCGATCAGCGCAAGGGTCGCACCCGAATGGGTGAAGGCCACGTAGCACCCCGGGACCTTCTCGAGCTCCCCGAACACGGGCTCTCCATCGCCTGGGATCGGCTTGAGGCCGATCTTCCAGGAGTTGGCCTTGAGACGGGGCGTTCCCTTGAGCAGTCGAGAAGCCTCTCCGAGGAGCTCCTCGACGACCGGCTCGGGGATCGAGTACTGACCTGAAGCGTCCCGCACGATGTGCTCCTCGTACCAGTCATGGTCGATCGCGATGGTCTGCCCCGGATTCGGCCGGACCGCGGCCCGGGGCGTGTTGAGGACGGCCCGGACGTCATGGTCGAGCGGCTCGGTCACCACGAGCATCGAGACCGGAGAGGCATTGCCGATGTGCACGCCGAGCGGAGCGACGACGTCCGGCGTGTGAGGACCGCAGGCGACGACGACGGCGTCGACTGCGATGGCACCGAAGGCAGGGGTGACGACGGCGGCCGCACGCCCGTCGTCGTCGACCTCGACCCGCGCCGCGCCCGCGTTGGTCTTCAGGGTCCCCCCTCGCTGCGTGAATTCCACGATGAGGTGCTCGATGAGATGCGGAAGGCTGACCCATCCTTCACCTGGGTTGAAGACCGAAGTCTCGGCAAGCGCAGCCGCGTTGAGGCCGGGGGTGAAGGATGCGATTGACTCGGGCCCGACGAGGTGGGAATCGTAGGCGTGCGATACTTCGTACTCGTGCCGGGCGACCGCCGAGGCAGCGTCGTTGTCCCAGTACACGCCGCCGCCGAACTGAAGCCACTCTCGGGACGGATCCTGGGCAAAGAGGCTGCGGTAGCGGTCAATGCCCGCCATGCGCAGCGCATGGTACTCACGGCTCCTTGAGCCGGCGGAGTTGAGCCAGGACAGCGAGCGGCCTGAGGCGCCGGAGGCCAGTTCGCCTTCGGTGACGAGGGTGACGTCGGCACCGGAGCGGAGCAGGTGGACGGCGGTGGAGACTCCGATGGCGCCGCCGCCGATGACGGCGACGTGACGCGGGTTCTGATTCATGGTTCTTCCTCTGGTGTCGTTTTTCAGATGTGTGCGAGCGAGCGGATCGGGGTCGTCGCGTGCAGTTGGCGGATGATCCGCAGGGTCTCGAGAGCATCGGCAGGCTCGACCGGGACGGGGCTGTCCCGGTGCAGCGCATCGGCCAGAAGGCGGTAGAAGGCGGGGTAGTCGCCGGGCCGAAGGCCGACGTCGACGCCGGAACTACCGTCGGAGAGCCTGGCGGGCTGGCGGGTTGGGACGGCGCCGTAGCCGGGCTTGGAGGGGTCGGCGCCTGCAGCGAGGGCCGGCTCTTGGCCGTCGAGGCCCCACGACGTGAAACCTGCCCGGCTGCCCAGGATGTGGAACCTCGGCCCGAGTGCCGGTGCGAGGCCGTTCATCCAGAGCCGGCTCACCACCCCGGAGGCGTGCTGCAGTTCCGCGAAGCTGTCCTCGTCCGCGCCGGGGCCGTCGCTGTGCCGCCGGAGGGTTGCCCTCGCCTCCTCGACGGGGCCGAAGAGCTGGACCGCCTGGTCGATGAGGTGGCTGCCGAGGTCCGTCAGGAGGCCCCCGCCGTCGTCGGCCCGGGCGGCGTCGCGCCAGTTGCCGAAGCCCTCTGGGCGCCACCATTCGAAGCGGGACTCGAACGTGCGGATCTC
Encoded proteins:
- a CDS encoding zinc-dependent alcohol dehydrogenase; this translates as MRAVVKTAAERGAEYVTDAGDPKAAEGSVVLEVGAASLCGTDRELYEWTPSAQAFNLDLPVVLGHEGAGTVVEVGPGVSGLRVGDRVALESHLACGQCFPCRTGDAHTCERTRIVGMHIDGVFAQYAAVPEDICVKLPAGLPLESGALLEAAGVAVHAVQRAGYAVAGRAVVVSGAGPVGLVVVKLALLMGAAYVVAVDPNPFRRAQAERLGAIALQPDGGVVERCRELTGRRGGFDVAFECSGAPGTLTTLFEAVRREATVVTVGHPSRPAEVDIAAYINKKGITLRGIFGRRLWETWEQSLLLLDSGRLELDWLITHRMKLSQIDEAVGLLTGDACKVLLLPGLG
- a CDS encoding four-carbon acid sugar kinase family protein codes for the protein MPAFAFVADDLTGAADVLAQAHRYGLEAALAIGDAPLPADADVVGLAGPARSLAGDAFDELVRRDLARVAALNPEVLLYKVCSTFDSSVTIGSIGRGIQLLHERFGHHGAIPVVPAQPGFGRYTAFSNHYAAYGGEIHRLDRHPIMSRHPSTPMTEADLRRVLAEQLGTERLPGAIHLPAYDDGTFRDAWAARRAEPKAEAFVVDAVREEHLDAVAEALRREAHGRGPSVVVGSGGIMAALARSISEEALSAPAPQEAAGPVLAVSASASSTTASQIEDAIAHGWADVPVPVELLRRADSAAVAELEHRVSAALRMGRNVVVHTTRGASDPRFGATGPADAAHVGALIGGVAARTAEAGLTRDIAVCGGDTSSHALIAMGVRQLRVSEQFVTAGPILRAEALGAVAECRLLLKGGQVGPPDILRRFAGQLQA
- a CDS encoding hydroxypyruvate isomerase family protein encodes the protein MPVESDGIGLALNTSSVLAHLPLLQQPAAAAAAGFDEIELWWPYRGPEATRREADELVAAVEEAGVRVGLLNFYGGDLSRGERGFTCQPGREDEFAAAMDGALRLGKRLGVRAFNPMYGLAIAGVSPDEQERTGVANLALAAGKAGEIGARVALEPLSGIPSYPLTTAAATMRIVEKVRETGSAAIGMLADFYHLSHSDEDLIDVIRRYARDFVRVQIADAPGRGHPGSGELPLGTWLGAAREAGYDGPVGLEYFPEDPAVALGWLA
- the otnK gene encoding 3-oxo-tetronate kinase, whose amino-acid sequence is MRWGCIADDVTGATDLATAFVSRGLVAAVHFGVPSRGDIEQLEGLDVLVVALKSRTAPPADAVGQSLAALEALLAAGAERFYVKYCSTFDSTPSGNIGPVIDAVLGRLGEPGSVVVPSFPDTGRTVYQGRLFVGSDPLDESPMREHPLTPMRDSSLARLLEPQTQSEVSLVPLQTVHKGSEALREELLGLIATGRERPTLVIVDAIDRDDLATIMEAAEGLKVITGGSGLALGIPAGDEAEARRIPRTPGRRAVLCGSASARTREQIASGKALLPFRKLDLEALRNDVAAEAGRIIDWARDLWSHEPSAVPLVFSAESVDDLAQDRDTASALVEQALAAIAVGMVREGVRELIVAGGESSGRVVQELGVKALRIGPAISPGVAWANAIAADGTSLSLALKSGNFGERDMFTTAWSALEGAAQPGEGSEEK
- a CDS encoding class II aldolase/adducin family protein, encoding MTSSEAMAGPREALVLAGRSLTANGLSRGSAGNLSVRDGDRLLMSPTGSDLGSLEAASLSVLDFEGNLQEGPRPSKEFPFHRAFYRRDCATNAVVHVHSPAAMAVSCLEPWTEWSAIPPLTPYFVMRVGQTPLVPYADPGDPSQADWIEAIPYPLHAVLLQNHGAITVGRDLAEAVDTAVELEQACDTLLRTAGLPKRLLDEETAVRLAGKYGRHWTFGQPLAVPPAQS